One Phalacrocorax aristotelis chromosome 10, bGulAri2.1, whole genome shotgun sequence genomic region harbors:
- the CHLSN gene encoding protein cholesin isoform X10, which produces MYDKEKVPDKYFTILLDYLQGLQGGARDITVQKAEAFMKEFDGSNAEDPNLLEKCERIRQVLQLLS; this is translated from the exons ATGTATGATAAAGAAAAG gttcCAGACAAGTATTTCACCATTCTACTGGATTATCTGCAGGGGCTTCAAGGCGGTGCGCGAGACATAACtgtgcagaaagctgaagcTTTTATGAAGGAATTTGATGGTTCCAATGCAGAAGACCCAAACCTGCTGGAGAAGTGTGAGCGTATACGACAAGTTCTGCAACTGCTGTCCTGA